The following coding sequences lie in one Oncorhynchus kisutch isolate 150728-3 linkage group LG17, Okis_V2, whole genome shotgun sequence genomic window:
- the LOC109907230 gene encoding mitogen-activated protein kinase 15 isoform X1 — MNVTEVEDHISMKYEIKKRLGKGAYGIVWKAVDRQTGEVVAVKKIFDAFRNRTDAQRTFREIMFLQEFGDHANIVKLLNVIRAQNDKDIYLVFEYMDTDLHAVIKKGNLLKDIHKRYVMHQLLKATKYLHSGNVIHRDQKPSNILLDTDCFVKLCDFGLARSLCQIQEDAGNPALTEYVATRWYRAPEILLGSSRYTKGVDMWSIGCILGEMLLGQPLFPGTSTINQIEKIMSAIPHPSPEDVLSIRSEYGASVIQRMLLKPQVPLEDLLQPSVPPDALDLVRRLLVFNPDKRLTAEQALQHLYVSRFHNPAKEPGLDSDVILPVDDDVQLSVVQYRNKLYEMILEKRTTRRMPRHVMPRKKEEPVSRSGSGCDSGDRGRERPTGKDKGGLEPVSGNGGGDLRVKSPHDKTEHQAARPVITIPTPVPVSTQPSLERSSPAASPVMGKTTYNPITHVANGFVRNLAGPPHYFRSGTASRELEVQMSNENVTVPPAEGAIRNTVSMEQILQRGRSAPVSRTRSFSLTLSHPQNNPLVRRDDPSVSSGMCVTSAHLNQRSQSQSREARPPPPRFSKKVFQCNANMAAAGDPRAKLGSYSQAYGTINKTELDNLMRSRHHQ, encoded by the exons ATGAACGTCACGGAAGTGGAGGATCATATTTCCATGAAATATGAAATAAAGAAAAGACTTGGAAAGGGG GCATATGGGATTGTATGGAAGgctgtggacagacagacaggagaagtTGTGGCTGTAAAGAAAATATTTGATGCCTTCAGGAATAGGACTGATGCCCAG AGGACATTCAGAGAAATCATGTTTCTTCAG GAGTTTGGAGATCATGCCAACATCGTCAAACTGCTCAATGTCATCAGAGCTCAAAATGACAAAGATATTTACCTGGTCTTTGAATACATGG ACACCGACCTGCACGCGGTGATAAAGAAAGGCAACCTGCTGAAAGACATCCACAAACGCTATGTCATGCATCAACTCCTCAAGGCCACCAAATACCTGCACTCAGGCAATGTCATCCACAGAGATCAGAAG CCCTCCAATATTCTACTTGACACGGATTGCTTTGTGAAACTTTGTGACTTCGGTTTAGCGAGGTCTCTCTGCCAGATCCAGGAGGATGCTGGGAACCCGGCGCTGACAGAGTATGTGGCGACGCGGTGGTACAGAGCTCCTGAGATCCTGCTGGGTTCCTCAAG ATACACAAAGGGGGTAGACATGTGGAGTATAGGTTGTATCCTAGGAGAGATGCTACTTGGGCAGCCCCTTTTCCCTGGAACTTCCACCATCAACCAGATAGAGAAAATCATGAGTGCAATTCCACACCCTAGCCCAGAGG acgTACTTTCGATCAGATCTGAGTATGGTGCCTCTGTGATTCAGAGGATGCTACTGAA GCCCCAGGTGCCTCTAGAGGATCTTCTGCAGCCGTCGGTGCCCCCAGATGCCCTAGACCTGGTGCGTCGCCTGCTGGTGTTCAACCCAGACAAGAGGCTGACCGCTGAGCAGGCCCTGCAGCACCTCTATGTCTCCAG ATTCCACAACCCAGCCAAGGAGCCAGGTCTGGACTCTGATGTGATCCTGCCTGTGGATGATGATGTCCAGTTGTCGGTGGTTCAGTACCGTAATAAACTGTATGAG ATGATTCTAGAAAAGAGGACCACAAGGAGAATGCCACGTCATGTAATGCCGAGGAAGAAAGAGGAGCCTGTCTCTAGGTCAGGTTCTGGGTGTGACAGTGGAGACCGTGGGAGGGAAAGGCCCACTGGGAAGGACAAAGGAGGGCTGGAGCCAGTGTCTGGTAATGGTGGAGGGGACCTTAGGGTTAAATCCCCTCATGATAAGACAGAACACCAGGCTGCTCGTCCAGTTATCACCATACCTACACCAGTACCTGTGTCCACCCAGCCGTCCCTGGAGAGGTCCAGCCCTGCAGCTAGCCCCGTCATGGGAAAGACTACATATAATCCCATCACACACGTTGCCA ATGGTTTTGTTCGAAATCTGGCTGGACCACCTCACTATTTTCGCTCAGGTACTGCCAGCAGGGAACTGGAGGTACAGATGAGTAATGAAAATGTAACTGTGCCGCCAGCAGAGGGCGCTATTCGCAACACTGTT TCTATGGAGCAGATTCTGCAGCGCGGTCGCTCAGCCCCTGTCAGCCGTACCCGTTCCTTCTCCCTGACCCTCTCCCACCCTCAGAACAACCCACTTGTCCGCAGAGACGATCCCTCTGTTTCCTCAGGGATGTGTGTCACCTCTGCACACCTG AACCAGCGGTCCCAGTCTCAGTCACGAGAGGCACGGCCCCCTCCTCCCAGGTTCAGTAAGAAGGTTTTCCAGTGTAACGCCAACATGGCGGCTGCCGGGGATCCCCGTGCCAAACTAGGCAGCTACTCTCAGGCTTACGGCACCATCAACAAGACAGAACTGGACAACCTTATGAGGAGTCGACACCACCAGTAA
- the LOC109907230 gene encoding extracellular signal-regulated kinase 2 isoform X2: MNVTEVEDHISMKYEIKKRLGKGAYGIVWKAVDRQTGEVVAVKKIFDAFRNRTDAQRTFREIMFLQEFGDHANIVKLLNVIRAQNDKDIYLVFEYMDTDLHAVIKKGNLLKDIHKRYVMHQLLKATKYLHSGNVIHRDQKPSNILLDTDCFVKLCDFGLARSLCQIQEDAGNPALTEYVATRWYRAPEILLGSSRYTKGVDMWSIGCILGEMLLGQPLFPGTSTINQIEKIMSAIPHPSPEDVLSIRSEYGASVIQRMLLKPQVPLEDLLQPSVPPDALDLVRRLLVFNPDKRLTAEQALQHLYVSRFHNPAKEPGLDSDVILPVDDDVQLSVVQYRNKLYEMILEKRTTRRMPRHVMPRKKEEPVSRSGSGCDSGDRGRERPTGKDKGGLEPVSGNGGGDLRVKSPHDKTEHQAARPVITIPTPVPVSTQPSLERSSPAASPVMGKTTYNPITHVANGFVRNLAGPPHYFRSGTASRELEVQMSNENVTVPPAEGAIRNTVSMEQILQRGRSAPVSRTRSFSLTLSHPQNNPLVRRDDPSVSSGMCVTSAHLIFSPSGPFGG, translated from the exons ATGAACGTCACGGAAGTGGAGGATCATATTTCCATGAAATATGAAATAAAGAAAAGACTTGGAAAGGGG GCATATGGGATTGTATGGAAGgctgtggacagacagacaggagaagtTGTGGCTGTAAAGAAAATATTTGATGCCTTCAGGAATAGGACTGATGCCCAG AGGACATTCAGAGAAATCATGTTTCTTCAG GAGTTTGGAGATCATGCCAACATCGTCAAACTGCTCAATGTCATCAGAGCTCAAAATGACAAAGATATTTACCTGGTCTTTGAATACATGG ACACCGACCTGCACGCGGTGATAAAGAAAGGCAACCTGCTGAAAGACATCCACAAACGCTATGTCATGCATCAACTCCTCAAGGCCACCAAATACCTGCACTCAGGCAATGTCATCCACAGAGATCAGAAG CCCTCCAATATTCTACTTGACACGGATTGCTTTGTGAAACTTTGTGACTTCGGTTTAGCGAGGTCTCTCTGCCAGATCCAGGAGGATGCTGGGAACCCGGCGCTGACAGAGTATGTGGCGACGCGGTGGTACAGAGCTCCTGAGATCCTGCTGGGTTCCTCAAG ATACACAAAGGGGGTAGACATGTGGAGTATAGGTTGTATCCTAGGAGAGATGCTACTTGGGCAGCCCCTTTTCCCTGGAACTTCCACCATCAACCAGATAGAGAAAATCATGAGTGCAATTCCACACCCTAGCCCAGAGG acgTACTTTCGATCAGATCTGAGTATGGTGCCTCTGTGATTCAGAGGATGCTACTGAA GCCCCAGGTGCCTCTAGAGGATCTTCTGCAGCCGTCGGTGCCCCCAGATGCCCTAGACCTGGTGCGTCGCCTGCTGGTGTTCAACCCAGACAAGAGGCTGACCGCTGAGCAGGCCCTGCAGCACCTCTATGTCTCCAG ATTCCACAACCCAGCCAAGGAGCCAGGTCTGGACTCTGATGTGATCCTGCCTGTGGATGATGATGTCCAGTTGTCGGTGGTTCAGTACCGTAATAAACTGTATGAG ATGATTCTAGAAAAGAGGACCACAAGGAGAATGCCACGTCATGTAATGCCGAGGAAGAAAGAGGAGCCTGTCTCTAGGTCAGGTTCTGGGTGTGACAGTGGAGACCGTGGGAGGGAAAGGCCCACTGGGAAGGACAAAGGAGGGCTGGAGCCAGTGTCTGGTAATGGTGGAGGGGACCTTAGGGTTAAATCCCCTCATGATAAGACAGAACACCAGGCTGCTCGTCCAGTTATCACCATACCTACACCAGTACCTGTGTCCACCCAGCCGTCCCTGGAGAGGTCCAGCCCTGCAGCTAGCCCCGTCATGGGAAAGACTACATATAATCCCATCACACACGTTGCCA ATGGTTTTGTTCGAAATCTGGCTGGACCACCTCACTATTTTCGCTCAGGTACTGCCAGCAGGGAACTGGAGGTACAGATGAGTAATGAAAATGTAACTGTGCCGCCAGCAGAGGGCGCTATTCGCAACACTGTT TCTATGGAGCAGATTCTGCAGCGCGGTCGCTCAGCCCCTGTCAGCCGTACCCGTTCCTTCTCCCTGACCCTCTCCCACCCTCAGAACAACCCACTTGTCCGCAGAGACGATCCCTCTGTTTCCTCAGGGATGTGTGTCACCTCTGCACACCTG ATTTTCTCTCCATCTGGTCCTTTTGGGGGGTAA
- the LOC109907230 gene encoding extracellular signal-regulated kinase 2 isoform X4, producing the protein MNVTEVEDHISMKYEIKKRLGKGAYGIVWKAVDRQTGEVVAVKKIFDAFRNRTDAQRTFREIMFLQEFGDHANIVKLLNVIRAQNDKDIYLVFEYMDTDLHAVIKKGNLLKDIHKRYVMHQLLKATKYLHSGNVIHRDQKPSNILLDTDCFVKLCDFGLARSLCQIQEDAGNPALTEYVATRWYRAPEILLGSSRYTKGVDMWSIGCILGEMLLGQPLFPGTSTINQIEKIMSAIPHPSPEDVLSIRSEYGASVIQRMLLKPQVPLEDLLQPSVPPDALDLVRRLLVFNPDKRLTAEQALQHLYVSRFHNPAKEPGLDSDVILPVDDDVQLSVVQYRNKLYEMILEKRTTRRMPRHVMPRKKEEPVSRSGSGCDSGDRGRERPTGKDKGGLEPVSGNGGGDLRVKSPHDKTEHQAARPVITIPTPVPVSTQPSLERSSPAASPVMGKTTYNPITHVAIYGADSAARSLSPCQPYPFLLPDPLPPSEQPTCPQRRSLCFLRDVCHLCTPEPAVPVSVTRGTAPSSQVQ; encoded by the exons ATGAACGTCACGGAAGTGGAGGATCATATTTCCATGAAATATGAAATAAAGAAAAGACTTGGAAAGGGG GCATATGGGATTGTATGGAAGgctgtggacagacagacaggagaagtTGTGGCTGTAAAGAAAATATTTGATGCCTTCAGGAATAGGACTGATGCCCAG AGGACATTCAGAGAAATCATGTTTCTTCAG GAGTTTGGAGATCATGCCAACATCGTCAAACTGCTCAATGTCATCAGAGCTCAAAATGACAAAGATATTTACCTGGTCTTTGAATACATGG ACACCGACCTGCACGCGGTGATAAAGAAAGGCAACCTGCTGAAAGACATCCACAAACGCTATGTCATGCATCAACTCCTCAAGGCCACCAAATACCTGCACTCAGGCAATGTCATCCACAGAGATCAGAAG CCCTCCAATATTCTACTTGACACGGATTGCTTTGTGAAACTTTGTGACTTCGGTTTAGCGAGGTCTCTCTGCCAGATCCAGGAGGATGCTGGGAACCCGGCGCTGACAGAGTATGTGGCGACGCGGTGGTACAGAGCTCCTGAGATCCTGCTGGGTTCCTCAAG ATACACAAAGGGGGTAGACATGTGGAGTATAGGTTGTATCCTAGGAGAGATGCTACTTGGGCAGCCCCTTTTCCCTGGAACTTCCACCATCAACCAGATAGAGAAAATCATGAGTGCAATTCCACACCCTAGCCCAGAGG acgTACTTTCGATCAGATCTGAGTATGGTGCCTCTGTGATTCAGAGGATGCTACTGAA GCCCCAGGTGCCTCTAGAGGATCTTCTGCAGCCGTCGGTGCCCCCAGATGCCCTAGACCTGGTGCGTCGCCTGCTGGTGTTCAACCCAGACAAGAGGCTGACCGCTGAGCAGGCCCTGCAGCACCTCTATGTCTCCAG ATTCCACAACCCAGCCAAGGAGCCAGGTCTGGACTCTGATGTGATCCTGCCTGTGGATGATGATGTCCAGTTGTCGGTGGTTCAGTACCGTAATAAACTGTATGAG ATGATTCTAGAAAAGAGGACCACAAGGAGAATGCCACGTCATGTAATGCCGAGGAAGAAAGAGGAGCCTGTCTCTAGGTCAGGTTCTGGGTGTGACAGTGGAGACCGTGGGAGGGAAAGGCCCACTGGGAAGGACAAAGGAGGGCTGGAGCCAGTGTCTGGTAATGGTGGAGGGGACCTTAGGGTTAAATCCCCTCATGATAAGACAGAACACCAGGCTGCTCGTCCAGTTATCACCATACCTACACCAGTACCTGTGTCCACCCAGCCGTCCCTGGAGAGGTCCAGCCCTGCAGCTAGCCCCGTCATGGGAAAGACTACATATAATCCCATCACACACGTTGCCA TCTATGGAGCAGATTCTGCAGCGCGGTCGCTCAGCCCCTGTCAGCCGTACCCGTTCCTTCTCCCTGACCCTCTCCCACCCTCAGAACAACCCACTTGTCCGCAGAGACGATCCCTCTGTTTCCTCAGGGATGTGTGTCACCTCTGCACACCTG AACCAGCGGTCCCAGTCTCAGTCACGAGAGGCACGGCCCCCTCCTCCCAGGTTCAGTAA
- the LOC109907230 gene encoding extracellular signal-regulated kinase 2 isoform X3, which translates to MNVTEVEDHISMKYEIKKRLGKGAYGIVWKAVDRQTGEVVAVKKIFDAFRNRTDAQRTFREIMFLQEFGDHANIVKLLNVIRAQNDKDIYLVFEYMDTDLHAVIKKGNLLKDIHKRYVMHQLLKATKYLHSGNVIHRDQKPSNILLDTDCFVKLCDFGLARSLCQIQEDAGNPALTEYVATRWYRAPEILLGSSRYTKGVDMWSIGCILGEMLLGQPLFPGTSTINQIEKIMSAIPHPSPEDVLSIRSEYGASVIQRMLLKPQVPLEDLLQPSVPPDALDLVRRLLVFNPDKRLTAEQALQHLYVSRFHNPAKEPGLDSDVILPVDDDVQLSVVQYRNKLYEMILEKRTTRRMPRHVMPRKKEEPVSRSGSGCDSGDRGRERPTGKDKGGLEPVSGNGGGDLRVKSPHDKTEHQAARPVITIPTPVPVSTQPSLERSSPAASPVMGKTTYNPITHVAIYGADSAARSLSPCQPYPFLLPDPLPPSEQPTCPQRRSLCFLRDVCHLCTPDFLSIWSFWGVNIEPAVPVSVTRGTAPSSQVQ; encoded by the exons ATGAACGTCACGGAAGTGGAGGATCATATTTCCATGAAATATGAAATAAAGAAAAGACTTGGAAAGGGG GCATATGGGATTGTATGGAAGgctgtggacagacagacaggagaagtTGTGGCTGTAAAGAAAATATTTGATGCCTTCAGGAATAGGACTGATGCCCAG AGGACATTCAGAGAAATCATGTTTCTTCAG GAGTTTGGAGATCATGCCAACATCGTCAAACTGCTCAATGTCATCAGAGCTCAAAATGACAAAGATATTTACCTGGTCTTTGAATACATGG ACACCGACCTGCACGCGGTGATAAAGAAAGGCAACCTGCTGAAAGACATCCACAAACGCTATGTCATGCATCAACTCCTCAAGGCCACCAAATACCTGCACTCAGGCAATGTCATCCACAGAGATCAGAAG CCCTCCAATATTCTACTTGACACGGATTGCTTTGTGAAACTTTGTGACTTCGGTTTAGCGAGGTCTCTCTGCCAGATCCAGGAGGATGCTGGGAACCCGGCGCTGACAGAGTATGTGGCGACGCGGTGGTACAGAGCTCCTGAGATCCTGCTGGGTTCCTCAAG ATACACAAAGGGGGTAGACATGTGGAGTATAGGTTGTATCCTAGGAGAGATGCTACTTGGGCAGCCCCTTTTCCCTGGAACTTCCACCATCAACCAGATAGAGAAAATCATGAGTGCAATTCCACACCCTAGCCCAGAGG acgTACTTTCGATCAGATCTGAGTATGGTGCCTCTGTGATTCAGAGGATGCTACTGAA GCCCCAGGTGCCTCTAGAGGATCTTCTGCAGCCGTCGGTGCCCCCAGATGCCCTAGACCTGGTGCGTCGCCTGCTGGTGTTCAACCCAGACAAGAGGCTGACCGCTGAGCAGGCCCTGCAGCACCTCTATGTCTCCAG ATTCCACAACCCAGCCAAGGAGCCAGGTCTGGACTCTGATGTGATCCTGCCTGTGGATGATGATGTCCAGTTGTCGGTGGTTCAGTACCGTAATAAACTGTATGAG ATGATTCTAGAAAAGAGGACCACAAGGAGAATGCCACGTCATGTAATGCCGAGGAAGAAAGAGGAGCCTGTCTCTAGGTCAGGTTCTGGGTGTGACAGTGGAGACCGTGGGAGGGAAAGGCCCACTGGGAAGGACAAAGGAGGGCTGGAGCCAGTGTCTGGTAATGGTGGAGGGGACCTTAGGGTTAAATCCCCTCATGATAAGACAGAACACCAGGCTGCTCGTCCAGTTATCACCATACCTACACCAGTACCTGTGTCCACCCAGCCGTCCCTGGAGAGGTCCAGCCCTGCAGCTAGCCCCGTCATGGGAAAGACTACATATAATCCCATCACACACGTTGCCA TCTATGGAGCAGATTCTGCAGCGCGGTCGCTCAGCCCCTGTCAGCCGTACCCGTTCCTTCTCCCTGACCCTCTCCCACCCTCAGAACAACCCACTTGTCCGCAGAGACGATCCCTCTGTTTCCTCAGGGATGTGTGTCACCTCTGCACACCTG ATTTTCTCTCCATCTGGTCCTTTTGGGGGGTAAATATAGAACCAGCGGTCCCAGTCTCAGTCACGAGAGGCACGGCCCCCTCCTCCCAGGTTCAGTAA